A stretch of the Medicago truncatula cultivar Jemalong A17 chromosome 5, MtrunA17r5.0-ANR, whole genome shotgun sequence genome encodes the following:
- the LOC11435814 gene encoding heat shock cognate 70 kDa protein 2: MPSVFMKKSLAHHRAKHPSIDLQTSISRDQFERINSVHFADCMKTIEKCLTYAKTNIKEVDDIVLVGGSTRIPKIESLLTKLFKGKQILKTIYPDVAVAHGAVYYAAVLNGDQNVPTAYLNEWKVNERHDGCCGMAVVVPRCSPLPISKEAKNITTVQDNQNEMCLLIYEGDEQSVNRNTKLGELELLGIPPAKCGVPTITLGFDISSDGALTISATESSSGTSNKITIENFKGRFSEEEIEKMINQAAKYKSDDEKHQKNKEAANELIEYATAMKQTINPELSVNAKEEIESEINLAVECMPRELPL; this comes from the exons ATGCCTTCCgtcttcatgaagaaatcccttgctcaTCATAGAGCAAAGCACCCAAG tATTGATTTACAAACTTCCATCTCCCGTGATCAGTTTGAAAGGATTAATTCTGTCCACTTCGCTGACTGTATGAAAACTATTGAGAAATGTTTGACCTATGCCAAGACAAATATCAAGGAGGTCGACGACATTGTACTTGTTGGTGGGTCAACCAGGATCCCAAAGATTGAATCACTTTTGACGAAATTATTTAAAGGCAAGCAGATTTTGAAGACCATTTACCCCGATGTGGCCGTAGCACATGGTGCTGTATACTATGCTGCAGTATTAAATGGTGATCAGAATGTTCCAACTGCGTATTTGAATGAG TGGAAGGTTAATGAAAGACATGATGGCTGTTGTGGGATGGCTGTTGTGGTTCCTAGGTGCAGTCCTCTTCCTATCTCCAAGGAAGCGAAGAATATCACAACGGTTCAAGATAATCAAAATGAAATGTGTTTGTTGATCTATGAAGGAGATGAACAAAGTGTTAACAGAAACACTAAACTAGGAGAATTAGAACTCCTTGGCATTCCTCCTGCTAAATGTGGTGTTCCCACTATCACTCTTGGCTTCGATATAAGTTCAGATGGTGCCTTAACTATTTCTGCAACAGAGAGCTCTTCTGGAACAAGCAACAAAATTACCATTGAAAATTTCAAGGGAAGATTTTCTGAAGAGGAGATCGAGAAGATGATTAACCAAGCTGCTAAGTACAAATCTGATGATGAGAAACACCAGAAGAATAAGGAGGCAGCAAATGAGCTTATTGAATATGCCACTGCCATGAAGCAAACAATTAATCCTGAGCTGTCAGTTAATGCAAAGGAAGAAATTGAAAGTGAGATCAATTTGGCTGTTGAATGCATGCCTAGAGAATTGCCACTTTGA
- the LOC11439596 gene encoding ARM REPEAT PROTEIN INTERACTING WITH ABF2 isoform X1 encodes MELLPSSEKKGQKRKLEQQEEQFQQVTQISLPLTGDALDAVLSDVDQHVSILLSSFSSNEFDRASAKRATHALADLAKNEEIVNVIVEGGAVPALIKHLQPPTQNDSVQKPLPFEHEVEKGSAFALGLLAVKPEHQQLIVDSGALKHLVDLLKRHKNGLTSRAINSLIRRAADAITNLAHENSSIKTRVRTEGGIPPLVHLLEFADTKVQRAAAGALRTLAFKNDENKNQIVECNALPTLILMLRSEDAAIHYEAVGVIGNLVHSSPNIKKDVILAGALQPVIGLLSSCCSESQREAALLLGQFAATDSDCKVHIVQRGAVRPLIEMLQSSDVQLKEMSAFALGRLAQDTHNQAGIAHSGGLVPLLKLLDSKNGSLQHNAAFALYGLAENEDNVPDFIRIGGIKRFQDGEFIIQATKDCVAKTLKRLEEKINGRVLNHLLYLMRVSEKAFQRRVALALAHLCSADDQKKIFIDHNGLELLIGLLGSSCPKQQLDGAVALFKLANKAMTLSPVDAAPPSPTPQVYLGEQYVNNATLSDVTFLVEGKRFHAHRICLLASSDAFRAMFDGGYREKDARDIEIPNIRWQVFELMMRFIYTGSVDVTLEIAQDLLRAADQYLLEGLKRLCEYTIAQHVSLENVSSMYELSEAFNATSLRHTCILFILGHFDKLSETPGNSDLIQRTIPDIRNYFVNALTKGNSNIQA; translated from the exons ATGGAGCTTCTACCATCATCAGAGAAGAAAGGCCAGAAAAGAAAACTGGAACAACAAGAAGAACAATTCCAACAAGTCACACAGATCTCCCTTCCTCTCACCGGAGACGCTCTCGACGCCGTTCTCTCCGACGTCGATCAACACGTTTCAATTCTCCTTTCATCTTTCTCATCCAACGAATTCGATAGAGCTTCCGCTAAACGCGCCACTCACGCTCTCGCCGATCTTGCCAAAAACG AGGAAATTGTGAATGTCATTGTTGAAGGAGGTGCTGTTCCGGCTTTGATTAAGCATCTTCAACCACCGACTCAAAATGATTCTGTTCAAAAGCCGTTGCCGTTTGAACATGAGGTTGAGAAAGGGAGTGCTTTCGCGCTTGGACTTCTTGCTGTCAAG CCAGAACATCAACAGCTCATTGTAGACAGTGGTGCCTTGAAGCATCTTGTTGATCTTTTGAAGAGACATAAGAATGGACTAACATCACGTGCCATTAATAGTCTCATTCGGAGGGCTGCAGATGCGATCACGAATCTTGCTCACGAGAACAGCAGTATTAAAACCCGTGTCAG GACGGAAGGTGGGATTCCACCATTAGTTCATTTGCTTGAATTTGCGGATACAAAAGTGCAAAGAGCAGCTGCTGGTGCTTTACGAACCCTGGCTtttaaaaatgatgaaaacaaGAATCAG ATTGTTGAATGCAACGCTCTTCCAACTCTGATTTTGATGCTTCGGTCAGAAGATGCTGCTATTCATTATGAAGCG GTTGGTGTGATCGGAAATCTGGTCCACTCATCCCCCAATATAAAGAAAGATGTTATTCTTGCTGGAGCCTTGCAACCTGTTATTGGATTACTTAG CTCCTGTTGCTCTGAAAGCCAGAGGGAAGCAGCATTGTTACTTGGACAGTTTGCAGCGACTGATTCAGACTGCAAG GTTCACATTGTACAGAGAGGTGCTGTACGACCTTTGATAGAGATGCTTCAGTCTTCAGATGTTCAGCTCAAAGAAATGTCTGCTTTTGCATTGGGGAGATTGGCACAg GACACACATAACCAAGCTGGTATTGCACACTCTGGCGGATTAGTGCCACTACTGAAGCTTCTTGACTCAAAAAATGGGTCTTTGCAACATAATGCTGCTTTTGCTCTTTATGGCCTTGCAGAGAATGAG GATAATGTGCCCGACTTTATTAGGATAGGTGGAATTAAGAGATTTCAGGATGGAGAGTTTATAATCCAA GCAACTAAGGATTGTGTTGCTAAGACATTGAAAAGACTAGAAGAGAAGATTAATGGTCGT GTGCTGAACCATTTGTTATATCTTATGAGAGTTTCTGAAAAGGCATTCCAAAGACGAGTTGCTTTGGCTCTTGCTCATCTTTGTTCTGCAGATGaccagaaaaaaatatttattgaccACAATG GGCTGGAGTTGCTTATTGGACTTCTTGGCTCATCTTGCCCTAAGCAGCAACTTGATGGTGCTGTGGCTTTATTCAAGTTGGCCAACAAAGCTATGACTCTGTCTCCTGTAGATGCTGCTCCTCCATCCCCAACACCTCAG GTCTATTTGGGGGAGCAGTATGTAAACAATGCTACCCTGTCCGACGTTACATTTTTGGTTGAAG GTAAACGGTTTCATGCTCATAGAATCTGTCTACTTGCATCTTCAGATGCATTTCGTGCGATGTTTGATGGTGGTTATAGG GAGAAGGATGCAAGGGACATTGAGATTCCAAATATTAGATGGCAGGTCTTTGAGCTTATGATGAG ATTTATCTATACTGGATCAGTTGATGTCACTCTTGAAATTGCTCAAGATCTCCTCCGAGCAGCTGATCAATATCTCTTGGAAGGGCTTAAGAGACTATGTGAATACACGATTGCACAG CATGTATCACTCGAGAATGTGTCAAGTATGTATGAACTTTCAGAAGCCTTCAATGCTACATCATTGAGACACACGTGCATCCTTTTTATCTTGGGGCACTTCGATAAATTAAGTGAAACGCCAGG GAACTCTGATTTAATTCAGCGTACAATACCAGATATCCGCAATTACTTTGTTAATGCTCTTACAAAGGGGAACTCCAACATCCAGGCGTAG
- the LOC11439595 gene encoding 2-hydroxyisoflavanone dehydratase produces MASNTESNSNKVIVHNLLPHLVVYNDGTIDRLRNFPIVPPQQEDPKTGVSSKDIVFSNDPYLTARLYLPKLTQTNDQNQKLSILVYFYGGAFSFESAYSSIHHAYCNLLASQANILIASIEHRNAPEHYLPAGYNDCWDGLYWVASHATQNPINSDPWIINHGNFNRVFIGGDSSGGNLCHNVAMRAGVEDLPGGVKVFGAYLNHPYFWGAKPIGEEPVIGFEETLQSRIWKFAYPSAPGGLDNPMINPLASGAPSLATLGCSRMLITAAGKDQLLFRDRSERYFEAVKKSGWKGEVEFFEEKDEDHVYYMYDLETDQSKRFIKVLVDFLRQ; encoded by the coding sequence ATGGCTTCCAACACAGAAAGCAATAGTAACAAGGTAATTGTTCACAACTTGCTCCCTCATTTGGTTGTCTATAATGATGGCACCATAGATCGTCTAAGAAACTTTCCAATTGTTCCTCCACAACAAGAGGACCCTAAAACTGGTGTCTCATCCAAAGACATTGTCTTTTCCAATGACCCTTACCTCACTGCTAGACTTTACCTTCCAAAACTAACACAAACCAATGATCAAAACCAAAAACTCTCCATCTTGGTTTATTTTTATGGTGGTGCATTCAGCTTTGAATCAGCATATTCATCCATCCACCATGCATATTGTAACCTCTTAGCTTCTCAAGCAAATATTTTGATTGCTTCCATAGAACATAGAAATGCTCCAGAGCATTATCTTCCTGCAGGTTATAATGATTGTTGGGATGGTCTCTATTGGGTTGCTTCTCATGCAACTCAAAATCCCATAAACAGTGACCCTTGGATAATCAATCATGGTAATTTCAATAGAGTTTTCATTGGTGGTGATAGTAGTGGTGGTAATCTTTGTCACAACGTTGCTATGCGTGCTGGTGTCGAGGATTTACCTGGTGGTGTTAAAGTATTTGGTGCTTATCTTAACCACCCTTACTTTTGGGGTGCAAAACCAATAGGGGAAGAACCTGTTATAGGGTTTGAGGAGACTTTACAGTCTAGGATTTGGAAGTTTGCATACCCTTCTGCTCCTGGTGGGTTAGATAACCCTATGATCAATCCATTGGCTTCTGGGGCACCTAGTTTGGCTACACTTGGTTGTTCCAGGATGCTTATTACTGCTGCTGGAAAGGATCAACTTCTCTTTAGGGACAGATCAGAAAGATATTTTGAGGCTGTGAAGAAGAGTGGATGGAAAGGGGAAGTGGAATTCTTTGAAGAGAAAGATGAGGATCATGTTTATTACATGTATGATCTTGAAACTGACCAATCTAAAAGATTCATTAAAgttttggttgattttcttcGTCAGTGA
- the LOC11442719 gene encoding putative heat shock 70 kDa protein 7: MSCADAKRLVGMRFSDSFVKKYIFHWPFEIVPEDDKAMIAVNYMGEMKKLYPEEISAMVITRMKDTAAAMTYGLKHKFISVKNVLVVDLGGGTLDVSLVSMDVNSFTVKSTYGNQHLGGQDFTNTMVNHLIKELRNKNIKCDLNVSLKVIRRVKTVCEEAKIILSTAEKAEIHLDTLCNGICES, encoded by the coding sequence atgtcCTGTGCAGATGCTAAGCGTCTGGTTGGTATGCGATTCTCTGATTCtttcgtaaaaaaatatattttccattGGCCATTTGAGATTGTTCCTGAAGATGATAAGGCCATGATTGCGGTGAACTATATGGGGGAAATGAAGAAATTATATCCCGAAGAAATCTCTGCCATGGTTATCACAAGGATGAAAGATACCGCTGCTGCTATGACTTATGGTCTGAAACACAAATTTATCTCGGTGAAAAATGTTCTGGTTGTCGACCTAGGCGGTGGGACACTTGACGTTTCCCTCGTTTCTATGGATGTCAATTCTTTTACTGTGAAATCCACTTATGGCAATCAACATCTTGGCGGTCAAGATTTTACCAACACAATGGTGAATCACTTAATCAAAGAATTAAGGAACAAGAACATAAAGTGTGATCTTAATGTAAGTCTCAAGGTTATCAGGAGGGTGAAAACAGTCTGCGAAGAGGCCAAAATAATTCTTTCAACAGCTGAGAAAGCTGAGATTCATCTTGACACTTTATGCAATGGTAtctgtgagagttaa
- the LOC11439596 gene encoding ARM REPEAT PROTEIN INTERACTING WITH ABF2 isoform X2: MELLPSSEKKGQKRKLEQQEEQFQQVTQISLPLTGDALDAVLSDVDQHVSILLSSFSSNEFDRASAKRATHALADLAKNEEIVNVIVEGGAVPALIKHLQPPTQNDSVQKPLPFEHEVEKGSAFALGLLAVKPEHQQLIVDSGALKHLVDLLKRHKNGLTSRAINSLIRRAADAITNLAHENSSIKTRVRTEGGIPPLVHLLEFADTKVQRAAAGALRTLAFKNDENKNQVGVIGNLVHSSPNIKKDVILAGALQPVIGLLSSCCSESQREAALLLGQFAATDSDCKVHIVQRGAVRPLIEMLQSSDVQLKEMSAFALGRLAQDTHNQAGIAHSGGLVPLLKLLDSKNGSLQHNAAFALYGLAENEDNVPDFIRIGGIKRFQDGEFIIQATKDCVAKTLKRLEEKINGRVLNHLLYLMRVSEKAFQRRVALALAHLCSADDQKKIFIDHNGLELLIGLLGSSCPKQQLDGAVALFKLANKAMTLSPVDAAPPSPTPQVYLGEQYVNNATLSDVTFLVEGKRFHAHRICLLASSDAFRAMFDGGYREKDARDIEIPNIRWQVFELMMRFIYTGSVDVTLEIAQDLLRAADQYLLEGLKRLCEYTIAQHVSLENVSSMYELSEAFNATSLRHTCILFILGHFDKLSETPGNSDLIQRTIPDIRNYFVNALTKGNSNIQA; the protein is encoded by the exons ATGGAGCTTCTACCATCATCAGAGAAGAAAGGCCAGAAAAGAAAACTGGAACAACAAGAAGAACAATTCCAACAAGTCACACAGATCTCCCTTCCTCTCACCGGAGACGCTCTCGACGCCGTTCTCTCCGACGTCGATCAACACGTTTCAATTCTCCTTTCATCTTTCTCATCCAACGAATTCGATAGAGCTTCCGCTAAACGCGCCACTCACGCTCTCGCCGATCTTGCCAAAAACG AGGAAATTGTGAATGTCATTGTTGAAGGAGGTGCTGTTCCGGCTTTGATTAAGCATCTTCAACCACCGACTCAAAATGATTCTGTTCAAAAGCCGTTGCCGTTTGAACATGAGGTTGAGAAAGGGAGTGCTTTCGCGCTTGGACTTCTTGCTGTCAAG CCAGAACATCAACAGCTCATTGTAGACAGTGGTGCCTTGAAGCATCTTGTTGATCTTTTGAAGAGACATAAGAATGGACTAACATCACGTGCCATTAATAGTCTCATTCGGAGGGCTGCAGATGCGATCACGAATCTTGCTCACGAGAACAGCAGTATTAAAACCCGTGTCAG GACGGAAGGTGGGATTCCACCATTAGTTCATTTGCTTGAATTTGCGGATACAAAAGTGCAAAGAGCAGCTGCTGGTGCTTTACGAACCCTGGCTtttaaaaatgatgaaaacaaGAATCAG GTTGGTGTGATCGGAAATCTGGTCCACTCATCCCCCAATATAAAGAAAGATGTTATTCTTGCTGGAGCCTTGCAACCTGTTATTGGATTACTTAG CTCCTGTTGCTCTGAAAGCCAGAGGGAAGCAGCATTGTTACTTGGACAGTTTGCAGCGACTGATTCAGACTGCAAG GTTCACATTGTACAGAGAGGTGCTGTACGACCTTTGATAGAGATGCTTCAGTCTTCAGATGTTCAGCTCAAAGAAATGTCTGCTTTTGCATTGGGGAGATTGGCACAg GACACACATAACCAAGCTGGTATTGCACACTCTGGCGGATTAGTGCCACTACTGAAGCTTCTTGACTCAAAAAATGGGTCTTTGCAACATAATGCTGCTTTTGCTCTTTATGGCCTTGCAGAGAATGAG GATAATGTGCCCGACTTTATTAGGATAGGTGGAATTAAGAGATTTCAGGATGGAGAGTTTATAATCCAA GCAACTAAGGATTGTGTTGCTAAGACATTGAAAAGACTAGAAGAGAAGATTAATGGTCGT GTGCTGAACCATTTGTTATATCTTATGAGAGTTTCTGAAAAGGCATTCCAAAGACGAGTTGCTTTGGCTCTTGCTCATCTTTGTTCTGCAGATGaccagaaaaaaatatttattgaccACAATG GGCTGGAGTTGCTTATTGGACTTCTTGGCTCATCTTGCCCTAAGCAGCAACTTGATGGTGCTGTGGCTTTATTCAAGTTGGCCAACAAAGCTATGACTCTGTCTCCTGTAGATGCTGCTCCTCCATCCCCAACACCTCAG GTCTATTTGGGGGAGCAGTATGTAAACAATGCTACCCTGTCCGACGTTACATTTTTGGTTGAAG GTAAACGGTTTCATGCTCATAGAATCTGTCTACTTGCATCTTCAGATGCATTTCGTGCGATGTTTGATGGTGGTTATAGG GAGAAGGATGCAAGGGACATTGAGATTCCAAATATTAGATGGCAGGTCTTTGAGCTTATGATGAG ATTTATCTATACTGGATCAGTTGATGTCACTCTTGAAATTGCTCAAGATCTCCTCCGAGCAGCTGATCAATATCTCTTGGAAGGGCTTAAGAGACTATGTGAATACACGATTGCACAG CATGTATCACTCGAGAATGTGTCAAGTATGTATGAACTTTCAGAAGCCTTCAATGCTACATCATTGAGACACACGTGCATCCTTTTTATCTTGGGGCACTTCGATAAATTAAGTGAAACGCCAGG GAACTCTGATTTAATTCAGCGTACAATACCAGATATCCGCAATTACTTTGTTAATGCTCTTACAAAGGGGAACTCCAACATCCAGGCGTAG